TATGCTCAGTGAGGCGGACACAGGCCCAGATTTAGCTGGCTGTGGGCTACAACATGTCTAAGATGCTGTCGCATGCTGGCTTTCACTGCCTGGTGATTCCTATTTGTCCTAAGGACTTTCCCCTCTTCTGATGTCTTCTTATTTCTTCCCGTCAACTCTTGTTCGCTGCAGCCCTCCTGGATCTGTCTGCTGTCCACCAGGTGGAAGGGGAATGGATGGGATCCACTACTTTACCATGTACTTACATGCCCTCAGAAGGTTTCACACAGCAAATACTCACCTGGAGCATGGAGCGAGACCACAGCATCTCCACCATCTTTCGGAGGGATGAATCTGGAGACCACATCTTGTTGGCTCGGTTCCGAGACCGGGTCAGTGTCCCAAAGCGCAGCCCAGGGGATGCCTCACTCCATATCACGAACCTTGAAATCCCTGACAGCGGACACTACACCTGTCAAGTCATCTGGAGGTCTAAAAATAACAGCTTGATAAAAAAGGATGTGACCACTACAGTTAAAGTCATCAAAGGTAAATCCAGCAATAAAGCCCTGCTCTTGTATAAACACTCTAATCCATGGAGCATGTAGGAGAAAAGGGAGCTGGCAGGATGTCTTTCACCCCATACTGTCTACCCATATCCAAGCTAAGTGTTGAGGTAGCTGGGTGGGAAGAGCCTCTCCTGTCCCTGGCTGTGTTAGTCTCTCTCACCTGCCAAGGAGGAACTGATGCTCTCAGCACTGTGGAGGGGTAGGGATGGattggggaagggggagcagtTAGTCAACATCCCAGTCTGGATCTACCAATGGGCCACTTGATCCACAGGTGTTTGACATAGCACCCAGATCTGGGTTTGGTTCTATGCAGATAACCAGTGTCTCTGGTTCTTCTGGCAAGTGGCAGAGCAAGCAGGTGTCATACTAGCCAAATGTGCCTTCTCCCCTTTGCAAGCATCCTCagtgtgtgtttaaaaaacagtctTTCTCAGAGGGGGCTACTGGGAGGGATGGGACAGGCCAACAGAACAGGCCTTCTGTGATGTAGCAGTAGCAACGGGTGGCAAGGCTGGTGTGAACCTGGCCTTAGGCCACTGTGTAGAGCTCAACCTACGCAGAGCAGTGGAGAGGtggtgctgcctctgccccttCGGGGAAAGGGCTTAGGGCTAGAACATGAGCTGCCATGGGGCGAGGGAAACCTGCCCCCATCACCACCAGGGTCAGCACAACCCAGGTCCTGTCTGCTTTGTCTTCCAGTGCCAGCGACCAAGCCTACCATCAGGGCTGGCGCGCTGGGGCTGACGGTGCCAGCGGGAGCCAGGACCAGCCTGACCTGCGTGGCCCACGGGTCCCCACCCATCAGCTACCGCTGGTTCCGGGCAGTGCCAGGGGGGACAGCCCTGCCGCTGAGCAGCCAGGCCGAGCTGACGTGGGACAGCCTGCGGCCTTCCGACGCGGGGACATACTACTGCGAGGCAGAGAACAGAGTCGGGGCAGGGGCGGTGCAGCGGAGCGATGCCGTTGAGCTGGTGGTGAGAGGTGagtccccagcctgcagctcttccctCACCTCGGTGGCAGGAACTGGTGAGGCCAAATGGTTCCCATTTTCCCAGGGATTAGTCACGTAGCACCGAATGTGGATCGTGTCTGGATCGCTGCTCAGGAGGGGAGCCCGGCTCTGCCCTTGGCACTTCTCGCTTTTGCCTGGCTTGGAACTCAGGCAGGGAGTGCAGCAAACCGTCTGATGAGTGGTCTGTCCCACAGGGTCCCCAGTCACACAGCCACCCACGCCTGGGACCAGCCGGCACACAGGACCCCCACTCACCTCGGAAGGCAGCGAGGCTCCCCGCGTGCTGGGAGGTGAGTGACCcgggcagcagggaagggctggTTCCACCCTGCTGGCATGCAAATAGCACAGGCTGTCAGTGAGACGAGTCCACATGCTGGCCCTCTGGGGCTGCAGATCCTCTCTGGAGAAGGATAGAAATGGTCCCTCCTGTTGCCTGCAAGCAGGAGCTCAGACGGGagtggctggggcagagccccccgcccccctaGACAGCAGCCGAGCCAGAGCTTGGAAAACCATGGGCTGGGAAACCAGGGGTCACACAGCCTCACCGGGAGTCACCCAGGGCAAGAACCCTGCCTTAGGGGGCTCCGTGCCCTGGGGAGCCTTaaggtgctgctgcctgtggtgaAGCACGCCAGGCCagccggggagggagggagtggggAAGTCCTGCAGCAACCTGGGTGAATTGCAAAGCTGAGCTGAAGGCAAAGCTGAAGCATCCCCGGCTGTGGGGTAGCCAGCCACAGCTGCTAGTGCCGAGAGCCACAGGGCTGCCATTGGCAGGGGTTGATGGCCAGGGAGAGGACAGCATGAGTGCCACAGGTCATGTGCAAGCCTGCTGTCAGAGAACATACAGGATgacacagcagagagaaaattatgGCTCGTCAGTATGGGAGCAGGTGAAATGGGTGTTTTCTCTCCACGCACCTCAGAAGTGATAGCCTTAGATAATGCAGACTGCCCAGGCAGAGATCACTCCCTGCCTCGCTGCAGTGGCTTCACCAGGAAAAGGCTGCTCCGGCTGACACTGCAGGGGAGCTCTGGGACACCTTGCAGTGCGTTCACCCTTATGTCTTGGCAGATCTGCCCACAGCAACGCTATCCGCCAGGAACGATGTCATTTCAGAGAGGCCTCCCGCTGCCACAGGTGAGCAAGCCCCCTGGTGAAACACACACGATTTGCACTAGGAGGGACAGGCTGGCAAACAGTCTGCAGACCAGAGACTGAAACTGGCTGCCGCATTTCGCATTTTGCATTGCTGCTAGGAGCAAACCCCGGGCCTGTCAaacaggcaggagctgccctcTCGGCCGCCCATCCACAGGCCTTCCAGCGTTCATGTATTGCctgatgtttgctttctgatCGCGCCTTAATGGGGATGAAAATGTTAACAACGATCTCAGCCCCAGCCTTCACAGTTCATCCGTGTTTTGGCCGCGGTTGAAAGTTCCACTGGGTCGTAAAGCAAAGTCAGCGGTTATTGGAAGCTTTCACCAGCCCGAGGGACTCCCGCTACCGGCGGTGCACGGAGCGGCTCCGGCCCGCTTGGCACAGCCCGGGCTGAGGTCCCCTCGCCCAGCCGCACCGGGGACAGCGGCGGgcgcggcggccccgccgcggtGTGACACCGCCGCCCCCTCACCGCACCGCACCTCCCGCAGGGCCGCCGCGGGCCGCGCTCTCCCCGCACCTCTACGCGCTGGCGGCCGCCATCGGCGGCGTGGCGATCGGCGGGCTCCTGGCAGCGCTGCTGCGCCGGCGTCGGGCCAAGGCGggtgagcggcggggccgggcgcggccGGGAGGGCGGCgagggcggccgggggggcggcggggcgctggGCGGCGCTGAGCCCTCCGCGGCTCCATATCCCCATCCTCCCCATggcccccttcctccccatcaCCTCCGTCCTCCCCATCACCCTGCCTCGGCCACtttcctgccccagccccagccccagccgtTCTCCCgcagggagaggcagggtgGGAGGGTGATTCCTGAACGTGGGAATACGCGGGAGCAGCTGGGTTCGGTTggtttagtttttttgtttgtttctccctgTGGCACATTAATCATAAAACGTATTGATACAcatctttgattatttttttcccagaaccCATCTATGAAGTTGCTTTGTGAGTATAattttttcatctgtgatgTTGGGAAGACTTTGAGGGCATCATACTgacatttgtttcagaaaagcttctttACTCAGTGAAAAGCCAAAGATTTCtttgaacttttatttattgggggggggggggggagggagggagggcaggggcaggtaCTGAATACCTTGACAGTCTAATTTATTAGCAGCATGAGGACATTAACATTTTAGTGCAGGAGTAGTAACTCATGCTAATCTTAACCCTTAATCACTTCATATTACTTTTCTATTAAGAGATATATCtttatctatatctatataatTACTTCTGATTTAGTCctccttctttttaatgtttctttatttcagccATAGCACTGCAGATGTCACAAGACTGGACACTGATGCAGAAGTACCTGTTCAGAGCCTAAAAGAGAAGATAAATTTGGAGGCTGAAACATCCTATGAAATTGTCACCACAAAAGACAACAACTACGACAATGTATGCAAGGGGAAAAATCCTGAGTATGAGACCCTTTTGACTTCCATGGAATCAGAATATGAAGTGCAAAACTTTTAGTAGAGTACCACATTTCCACATGAGCAGCTGTACAGAAGATGGGGCTGCAGATATTGAATGGTAAACTTTACCAAGGGAAACTAttcttcctgcctgccttctcctctgATAAATATACCAgtcttgctgcctttttttttttttttttttaaatccagggGAACTGCATAACCTTCTTAGTCTTTGGCAAATGAGTTCCTTCCCATTGGTGCACAAACCCTCAGCCAAGTGGTTATCTACCTacctacttttatttttttatatagaaaatCATTTCTGAGCAGTCTCCAGGTCAAAATGTTGCTGGGTGCAACACTGTTAGCTAATAACACCAGCAAGATGGACTCTCAAGTGTATGTTCCCCTGTTAGGACATGCCGGAGGGTGGGGAGCCAGGAATTGTGCTAGAAATGGACGTCCCCTGGATTTTACAGTTCAGCAAATACTGGTTGtacagattgttttttttccttgagtcTTTTTTATTAGAGGATAGTAAGGGGACCATAAAGATGGTTGATATGCCAGGAATATCACTTCTGCAATCAAACTGGAAACGGCCCTGTAGGTGATGAACCTCTTAACTACCaccttgtttttctcctggtgttgagaaaaaaatggtaacattttaattttcaatgtgGAAGACAGAGGCATGATTAAATAGAAGCATTGCAGAGAAAGATTTGAGACATTTGTAATAGTAGTTGTTCAAGGAACCTCCCTGGACTCAACAGACTGGCACTGATTTGCTGTGTGGGACATGACACTGGTTCCAGAGTCTGGTTACAACTGTGATAGTTATGCTGACCTACATTATGGGGATGCTGTGAGCATTCATGTTTGTAAAAAGCCTTGAAAAGTGCTTGGTTAGTGCAATGTAATTTCTTTCCCAGGGCAAATATGAAATGCTTCAAAggattttcatagaatcatagaatatcccaagttggaagggacccataaggatcatcaagtccaactcctggcaccacacaggtctgcccaaaagtttagaccacgtgactaagtgcacagtccaatctcttcttaaattcagacaggcttggtgcagtgactgcttccctggggagcctgttccagtgtgcaaccaccaTTTTGTGGCATATGGATTCTGACTTCCTTGTTTTACCATCCAGtgccttcatttttttgatGCCTGCAAATTTATGCTTTTGCTCTGTCTTCTCGTTTAGTTCTGCAGAGCAGGTAGGGAGGGGTACAGTCATGGCCACAGTGTGACTTGGAACTCTGAGTTGAGTTTAACCTTTTAAACAGGAGAGGACAGAAGGGAGGCATCGAGTCAGCCCACATCAGACTGCTCTCACCACTACAACCCTCACCACACCCCAGAATGGTACATGTCACGGTTGCGGTGCTGCCTCCACGTGCACATTCACAAGCTTGCAGCCACCTACTGCTACAGTGTGAGCACAGTAGGGTACAGCAGCAGTCTGTTGGAACAGTGGTGACTGCAGACAGACCTGAAGCCAATGGAAGAACTCCCATTTCAGTGAGTTTGTTAGAACCAGCAATGCTCGAGCTGAGCAAGTTTAGGGCTGAAGGGTTTCCATTAGCGCTTTTCTTCCAGATGCTTCAGCTAGCTCTAGTTTTTTGGGAATGCACCACCCACAGTAGGGAGGTAAATGTAATGCTGCTACATCACTGTCAGAGGTTAGAAGGACTCTGAGGATGCTTAGTACTAAGTCATCCTTCACTGCCAGTGGAAGGCTGAAATACACTCAAGAGTCTGAGAAGAGAGGTCATCTAAAGGATATAAAAAATTGCCTGTGATTTAGCTCAAGCGTTAGAATCCTTAACTTTCATGTCATAGCATTGCTCAATACATTTGTCTGCTCtaaaaagcagttatttaaaaaaatgttgtgcaGCTCCCTATTTATTGTTTCCTCAAGGACTTGAACATTTTCTTCCCAgcaaaaaacagctgttttctaCCAGTCCACACtgcaaatgattttctttgCCAAAGACTGaagccggggcggggggggggggggtggcaatCTGCTGCTTGAAGGCTTTAGAGCTGCTTGGCTAGCGACTCTTACAGATCTGCCGTGCTTCTGCTGCCAACTGCTCTAAAATCACAAGATCCACTTCAAAATAGGAAGTCCACATTCCCTACATTagttttaaaactcttcttAGAACGTGGATTTTGGCTTCTTTGTTTTGCCAGGTGGTTCCTGAGCTACAAGGCCATACTTTGCACTGCCAAGGCCTTCCTCTCAATCAGGAGGGCTGATCTTTGAGGTCAATCTTTAATGCAACACTAGCCAGGCTCATGAACTTCAGATTATGTGCAGCCCTGACAAGGAGCCTTTAGTCTATAAACCCAGTGCTAACGGGGTGTAGGCTTGGCTGTGGGGTGTGTGATCTCTTACCTGTGCTTAAACATACTCCAGGGCATTCCTGGAGctcttgcaaaaataaaacagagggTATGTGCCTTTTTACAAAGGCAGCAAGCTGCGTGCTTAGCTGTTCCTGACTTCAGCTGAAGCACATTTCCTGCAGGAAGCTTTGTTACCCAATAGCCTGGTTTGTTTACTCTTTGTTTATCATTAGCATCTTAAATGTACTGGCACTGCTGGTGTGCTGCCGTGGTGCAGGGCCCTCTGTCTGTCAGACACCTCTGGACACCGGCTGCCATCCTATGGACTTGGCAGGTGGATCaccagcagggatggggatgcCGCCTTaaggaaagcagatttttagGGAGAGTCACTGGCTTCTGTTAAATCCATCAAAGCAGCTGGGGGAGCATGGGGGAAGCAGACAAGCTCGGGGACATGCAAACCCTCCATCTCAGCACTGACTGGAACCCTCATGGCTGTTGTCTCTGCTCACCCggctcttcctttttcctgggCCAGCAGCCTAAGAGCAAGGTCAGGCAGATTTTTATAGCCTGAGCGCTGGGAAGAACAGAGCCTTGCTTCTACCTTCAGTGCCCTGAATTACGATGACACATCTTTAGGAC
This window of the Cygnus atratus isolate AKBS03 ecotype Queensland, Australia chromosome 13, CAtr_DNAZoo_HiC_assembly, whole genome shotgun sequence genome carries:
- the LOC118245409 gene encoding V-set and immunoglobulin domain-containing protein 4-like isoform X1, with protein sequence MGEVVWLAVFMVASISCNALLDLSAVHQVEGEWMGSTTLPCTYMPSEGFTQQILTWSMERDHSISTIFRRDESGDHILLARFRDRVSVPKRSPGDASLHITNLEIPDSGHYTCQVIWRSKNNSLIKKDVTTTVKVIKVPATKPTIRAGALGLTVPAGARTSLTCVAHGSPPISYRWFRAVPGGTALPLSSQAELTWDSLRPSDAGTYYCEAENRVGAGAVQRSDAVELVVRGSPVTQPPTPGTSRHTGPPLTSEGSEAPRVLGDLPTATLSARNDVISERPPAATGPPRAALSPHLYALAAAIGGVAIGGLLAALLRRRRAKAEPIYEVAFHSTADVTRLDTDAEVPVQSLKEKINLEAETSYEIVTTKDNNYDNVCKGKNPEYETLLTSMESEYEVQNF
- the LOC118245409 gene encoding V-set and immunoglobulin domain-containing protein 4-like isoform X2 — its product is MGEVVWLAVFMVASISCNALLDLSAVHQVEGEWMGSTTLPCTYMPSEGFTQQILTWSMERDHSISTIFRRDESGDHILLARFRDRVSVPKRSPGDASLHITNLEIPDSGHYTCQVIWRSKNNSLIKKDVTTTVKVIKVPATKPTIRAGALGLTVPAGARTSLTCVAHGSPPISYRWFRAVPGGTALPLSSQAELTWDSLRPSDAGTYYCEAENRVGAGAVQRSDAVELVVRGSPVTQPPTPGTSRHTGPPLTSEGSEAPRVLGDLPTATLSARNDVISERPPAATEPIYEVAFHSTADVTRLDTDAEVPVQSLKEKINLEAETSYEIVTTKDNNYDNVCKGKNPEYETLLTSMESEYEVQNF